The stretch of DNA gcaacagaaggagacaaacagcactcggagatatggaaaagcaaggtttattcatcaccagtgcaggctcagaggagtcacctccagagtctgagcaccaggtctttgttctcagtcacttttatacactacagggtcttgattttcccatgtaagcatcctggacctcccccatccccaagcagacagtgttcctccctaagaaactgagcaagcaaggttacagaagcagaactgataagcaatgctgggtacatgattagcagggctgctggcttggacagagagcacacagttgttacattattacaagaagggtggcatagtgatgagcacagctggaaaggcttgcagctgccttcttagccaagggggggttgttctttagttaaaactccatttcaataATACAACAAATATGGCACACtaatgcaaaaataattataacaaggGACATTGTGTGGAAGGGAAAGTGGGGATGTGGGAATTCTCAATCCTTTTGTTCAGCTTTACCGAAAAGgtaatcatttttcaaaataatgcctatcaatattttataaattaaaatttaggagtttccactgtagctcagtgggttacacacctgactagtatccgggttcgatccctgacctcactcagtggggtaaggatcccatgttgccatgggctgtggtacaggtcacagacatggcttgaatctgcactgcagtggctatggtgtaggccggcagctgcagctccaatttgactcctagcctgggaacttccctatgctgcaggtgaagcccaaaaaagcaaaaaataaataaatgaataaaaaaatttacattaaaaaagtggatgaagtggggaaaataattttaaaatgtagcatgtttttaatttaaaaaagcaagcactcaaatctggaacaagacagggatgcccactctcaccactgctcctcaacatagttttggaagtcctggccacagcaattagacaaacaaaagaaataaaaggcatccatataggaagagaagagataaaactgtcactgtatgcagatgacatgatactatacatagaaaaccctaaggactcaaccccaaaactacctgaactgattaataaattcagcaaagtagcaggatataagattaacattcagaagtcagttgcatttctgtataccagcaatgaaacattagaaaaggaatacaaaaatacgataccttttaaaattgcacctcacaaaatcaaatacctcggaatacacctgaccaaggaggtaaaggacctatatgccgagaactataaaactttaatcaaagaaatcaaagaagatgtaaagaaatggaaagatattccatgttcctggattgggaaaatcaatattgtaaaaatggccatactacccaaagcaatctacagattcaatgcaatccctatcaaattacccatgacattgttcacagaactagaacgaacaatccaaacatttatatggaaccacaaaagacccagaattgccaaagcaatcctgagaaacaaaaaccaagcaggaggcataactctcccaaacttcaagaaatactacaaagccacagtcatcaaaacagtgtggtactggtaccaaaacagacagacagaccaatggaacagaatagagaatccgaaataaaccctgacacctttggtcaattaatctttgacaagggaggcaagaacataaaatgggaaacagtctattcagcaagcattgcttggaaacctggacagcaacatgcaaagcaatgaaactagaacacaccctcacaccatgcacaaaaataaactcaaaatggctgaaaggcttaaatatatgacaggacaccatcaaactcctagaagaaaacataggcaaaacactctctgatgtcaacatcatgaatattttctcaggtcagtctcccaaagcaatagaaattagagcaaaaataaacccatgggacctcatcaaactgaaaagcttttgcacagcaaaggaaaccaaaagaaaacaaaaagacaacttacagaatgggagaaaacagttccaaatgatgcaacggacaagggcttaatctctagaatatataaacaacttatacaacccaacagcaaaaaaaccaatcaatcaatggaaaaatgggcaaaagacctgaatagacatttctccaaagaagatatacagatggccaacaacacatgaaaaaatgctcaacatcgctgactataagagaaatgcaaatcaaaactaccatgagataccacctcacaccagtcagaatggccatcattcataaatccaaaataacaagtgctggaggggctgtggagaaaagggaaccctcctgcactgctggtgggaatgtaaactggtacagccactatggagaacagtttggagataccttagaaatctgtacatagaacttccatatgaccccgcaatcccactcttgggcatctatccagacaaagctctacttaaaagagacacatgcacccgcatgttcattgcagccttattcacaatagccaggacatggaaacaatccaaatgtccatcgacagatgattggattcggaagatgtggtatatatacacaatggaatactactcagccataaaaaagaatgacataatgccatttgcagcaacatggatggaactagagaacctcatcctgagtgaaatgagccagaaagacaaagacaaataccatatgatatcacttataactggaatctaatatccagcacaaatgaacatctcctcaaaaaagaaaatcatggacttggagaagagacttgtggctgcctgatgggagggggagagagtgggagggatcgggagcttgggcttatcagacacaacttagaatagatttacaaggagatccctgctgaatagcattgagaactttgtctagatactcatgttgcaacagaagaaagggtgggggaaaaatgtaattgtaatgtatacatgtaaggataacctgacccccttgctgtacagtgggaaaataaaaaaaattattacaaaaaaaaagcaagcaaacaatgATAAAAAGTATATTACCGTAGCGTGTTCACACACCCAAATATTTACCTACGTTAAACATTCAGAATCAAAATCTAGTTGGATGCACTCATCTTTGGGGCAAAgtaagaaatggagagagaagagacTCTATCATTCCACACTGTAAACTTCTCAGTATTGCTTACATCTGCttggaaaatgttttttcctttaaaaggaatttaaaaagcagtatgCAAACCTTCAGCAAATATCTCGAgaccatgaaaaagaaacaaactaacaaaacagacacatgggCTCACTCTCTGGACACTATGAAATCAATCATAATTTTTTGCTTTCCAGTATTCGCCCAAGCCTTTCACATACACTATCACCTTGAGCCCCACACAGGAGActttctttcatcatgttaacACACATGAACTCTGAAACCCCCAAAGATATAAACTTGCTTAAGACTCAAAAGGAGTCGATGCAAAAGCCAGAACTAGACGCTAATTACATTTCACCACACGCTGCTGCTCACTGTTGAGCTCCACATTTGCAGTTACTCAAGGCTGTGACACTTATTAGAGTCTAGTCCTCAGCAGCTTAAcattctccaagcctcagtttcctcctctcccaTATTTGAAAAATACTCCTGGTGTTAAATTTTGTATGTacctattcttttatttatttatttatttatttatttgctttttagagccgcatcccGCAGCGTgcggaggttccaaggctaggggtctaatcagagctacagctgctggcctatgccacagccacagcaacgccagatcccagcagcatctgcaacctacaccacatctcagggcaacgctggagcctggacccactgagtgaggccgggggttgaacccgcaacttcatggttcctagtcagattcgtttctgctgctgtgccacgacgggaactccggtaccTGTTcttacactatatataaaatcctgGGACCCACTATACTTATATTGCTTCCAGGGTCACATTCAAAAGGTTACATTTAGTGTCTTCTAAGATTCAATAGTCTCATTCCctatgatacagcaattccactcctaggtgttcACCCATAGAAATGCACACACATGGCCATCAAAAGATAACGTTCTTGATTGTTCAGGTTCAGAGCACTGTTACTAAGAGTCtcaaactgggaacttccaaatgcccgcAGGCAGTAAAATCATCAAATATGTTTATGctcacacaatggaacactattgaGCAGTGATAATGAACAATCTACACAACAGTTaaggatgaatctcaaaaacgaAATTGGTGAGCGAAAGCAGAGAGGTACTCAAAAAGGCACATCGAAGGATTCCTCACCATAAAATACAGAATGGGGAAAAACGAGTATTTGTTAGACTCAGGATAGAGTACCTCGGGGAAGAGGAAATGCGTGGAGCATGGATGAGCATGATTTCTGGAGACCTGATAAAGATGCTTCTGGATCCTTGTGCTTAGTTACCTGGATACGTTCTGAAATGCACTGCACACTTAGGATTTACGCACGTTTTTGTATAAACATTATAATTCATTAagagttgtttttttaagttgccCTTAGAAggactaacatttttttttaattctgcctaAAGCCACTCAGCTCTGGGTCCACCAGGAATACATACCCAACGAGTTTCACTTCAAGGAGCGGGGGAGGGTTGAGGCGTTAGAGAGCCGGTACAAAGCCACAGCCAGACTCCTATGAGGCCTGTCCCTGGGCTTTTACCTTTGCCCAGTCGCCTGCACGGGGTCTACTCCGGAGGCGGTTCATCCCCTGAACGCTCCGAGATCAGACGGCGACTGACCGCGAACCGCCTCCCGGGCGCTCAGAGCGGCCTTGGATTGGACACCGGAAGCGCCTGCCTTTTCAGGGTCCCGACCCGACTCTGCGTGCCGGGGATGGCTGCGACGGTGACCCTGGAGCCCGCGGGCAGTTGCTGCTGGGACGAGCCGGTGCGCATCGCTGTGCGCGGCCTGGCTCCGGGGCAGCGGGTCACGCTGCGCTCGTCCCTGCGCGACGAGAAGGGCGCGCTTTTCAGGGCCCACGCGCGCTACTGCGCCGACGCCAACGGCCAGCTGGACCTGGCGCGCGCGCCCGCGCTGGGCGGCAGCTTCGTGGGGCTCGAGCCCATGGGGCTCTTCTGGGCTCTGGAGCCCGAAAAGCCTTTATGGCGGTTTGTGAAGCGGGACGTGCAGACGCCCTTCGCCGTGGAGCTGGAGGTGTTCGACGGCCACGAGCCCGAGGCAGAGCGACTCCTGGGCCGGGCTGTGCACGAGCGCGACTTCCTGCCGCCCGGGGTTCGGCGCGAGCCGGTGCGCGCGGGCCGGGTGCGCGCCACGCTTTTCCTGCCTCCAGGTGAGCTTGGGGCGCTAACATGTTCGCTGGGCCGCTTTGATTTCGTGTACCGCTTCCCAGGGAATTTGGCTGGGGACAAGGGTCAGAGAAAAGGATTTTGATTAAATCAGCTGCTTCAGAGCAATGGAGGATTTTGATATGTTCTACACTGTGCTatgcgttttcttttttttaatttattactcaaatgaatttatcacatctgtagttgtataatgatcataacaatctgatttcacaggatttccatccccacagcccaagcacacccccccaccccccaaactgtctcctctggagaccataagtttttcaatgtctgtgagtcagcatctgttctgcaaagaagttcagtctgtcctttttttcagattccagctgtcagtgaaagcatttgatgttggtgtctcattgtatggctgacttgcTATGTGTTTTcttgaattatctcatttaatctctttaTTCCAATGAAGTGGATACTGCTGttatgcagattaaaaaaaaagattggctcAGTGTGATAGATTCACTTTGCTATTTATTAATAACCACCCTTCAGATCTCCAAAAGCTTCAGCCGGATAGGTCTTACACAATATGATTACAGTAAAGGAGGCTATTGCCAAGTCACCCTTTCTGGTGTCCTGATTACACTGggctttttgcccattttttcatgttcctgtctACCACAGGTCACATTTCGGACTTCATTGCCcaccaatctctctctctctctctctcacacacacacataaacaacaTTCTTAATTTGTTACTCTCCCTTGCAATTAAATATCCCTTTTCATTAAGGACTGAGTTGTTGTCTTTCCTTTGATTCACAGGATCCTActaaataatttagaaaactctCTAAAGGAAAGCAAATTCTTTAAGTTATATAATACCTTTCCTTTATGCTATTACCTTCTCTAGGACCCGGACCTTTCCCAGGGATCATTGACATCTTTGGTATGGGAGGAGGCCTGTTGGAATATCGGGCCAGCCTTCTAGCTGGCCATGGCTTTGCTACCTTGGCACTAGCTTATTATGACTTTGAAGATCTCCCCAAGAAATTTGACGCCATACATCTGGACTACTTTGAAGAAGCCCTGTGCTACATGCTTCAACACACCCAGGTTCTCCTAATGTCCTTTATCATATCTCTAGAAATACCTCTAGAGAGGGCATCACTTTGTGGGCTTTGATGCTGATCTCttctttctgagatttttttggaGACTTCTTTTGCTTTAGCTCCTACTCTATTTTCACTGTGGAAAAAGGTGGATTAGTAATGCAGAATTCACTGTAAAATTcatggatattttatttcaagGAATGATGTAGTAATGTTAAAATTcctggcgttcctgtcatggctcagtggaaatgaatcttgattagtatccatgagaactcaggttcaatccctggccttgctcagtggattaaggatcccctgttgccatgagctgtggtgtaggtcccagctgtggcttgggtctggcattgctgggagtgtgggataggccagcggctacagctctgattcaacccctggcctgggaacctccatgtgctgtgggtgcggccctaaaaaaaagacaaaaaaaatttccttttacaaTCAAATGCAGTTTCCAATTTTTAGCTTTTGCAtgcttgtttttaatcttttttttttttctttttatggctgcacctgcagcacatagaaggggttgaatcggagctgtagccacggcctaggccacagtcatgGTAATACAGGATCCATtccacatctgcaactacactgcagcttgcagcaacactt from Sus scrofa isolate TJ Tabasco breed Duroc chromosome 7, Sscrofa11.1, whole genome shotgun sequence encodes:
- the LOC110255332 gene encoding acyl-coenzyme A thioesterase 4-like gives rise to the protein MRPVPGLLPLPSRLHGVYSGGGSSPERSEIRRRLTANRLPGAQSGLGLDTGSACLFRVPTRLCVPGMAATVTLEPAGSCCWDEPVRIAVRGLAPGQRVTLRSSLRDEKGALFRAHARYCADANGQLDLARAPALGGSFVGLEPMGLFWALEPEKPLWRFVKRDVQTPFAVELEVFDGHEPEAERLLGRAVHERDFLPPGVRREPVRAGRVRATLFLPPGPGPFPGIIDIFGMGGGLLEYRASLLAGHGFATLALAYYDFEDLPKKFDAIHLDYFEEALCYMLQHTQVKGPGIGLLGISLGADICLSMASFLKNISATVSINGSGFSENKPIYYKETSIPPLGHDLRRMKVAFSGLLDIVDIRNDIVGGYENPCMIPIEKAQGPILFIVGQDDHNWRSELYAQIASERLQAHGKGKAQIISYPGTGHYIEPPYFPMCPASLHRLLDKPVIWGGEPRAHSKAQIDAWKQILTFFSKHLGAFPKL